The proteins below come from a single Thalassomonas actiniarum genomic window:
- a CDS encoding SymE family type I addiction module toxin, which produces MAKYHHTPEPASAKVKYPIYRQLTVQETVCNTATKTRGIGINYVPVKLEPCVILRGKWLRLAGFPVGQKLSIVVNQAELVITPKRPEPNLSD; this is translated from the coding sequence ATGGCTAAATATCATCATACGCCAGAGCCTGCCTCGGCAAAAGTAAAATATCCCATTTATCGGCAACTTACCGTACAGGAAACCGTTTGCAACACGGCGACAAAAACCCGCGGCATAGGCATTAACTATGTGCCCGTCAAACTTGAACCCTGTGTGATACTCAGGGGAAAATGGCTGCGTCTGGCCGGTTTCCCTGTCGGGCAAAAGCTCAGTATTGTTGTCAATCAGGCAGAGCTGGTGATCACACCTAAGCGGCCGGAGCCAAATCTGTCCGACTAA
- a CDS encoding serine hydrolase, with amino-acid sequence MLLSHKAILLSVCVFLFSCDDSSSNNTMQITGVVLDNSAPAQAIANARVQLIGTELQAFTDAQGSFSIEITEDIDREHLAVSVSVEHYRPRESNVSLQSTTTIGLSPAHSYHYHRPVQLTDDIQTGDLNSAGLDNTLINQLMNKTVLADTSAGYQELHSLLIYKDGVLAVEEYFPGNNDFIDFSNNIARISTPAPVQWGRTDKHYIASVNKALTATVAGIAFEQFNVSTSDAVAPHLPQQSHFFNDDANKSALNFHHLLTMQLGFSWDEWGSNDLALMWQSTDFTDFLLSRDNLGPQSAWVYNSASPNMLLKALDNLVQTPIRDWADAQFYRKLGITDYDWRSQPGGLPEGAARMHMRPRDMLKIGITYLNNGVWQGQQVIPAQWVEEVAKVQVAGFAGDYSYFFWHRELNGVRYLSADGDGGQYINIFPEQNMVIVMTQGNYLEWPLYVNQADDIMANYIIPAAY; translated from the coding sequence ATGTTGCTGAGCCATAAAGCGATTTTACTATCCGTCTGTGTTTTCTTATTTTCATGTGATGATTCATCCTCAAATAACACCATGCAGATAACGGGAGTTGTACTTGATAACAGCGCTCCGGCACAAGCAATAGCCAATGCCAGGGTTCAGCTTATAGGCACTGAGCTGCAAGCATTTACCGATGCACAAGGCAGCTTCAGCATCGAAATAACCGAGGATATTGACCGGGAGCATTTGGCGGTTTCAGTGAGCGTGGAGCATTACCGCCCCAGAGAAAGCAATGTTTCACTGCAAAGCACTACCACCATCGGCCTCTCACCAGCGCATAGTTATCACTATCATCGACCGGTGCAGCTGACCGACGATATTCAAACCGGAGATCTCAACAGTGCGGGGTTAGACAATACCCTGATTAATCAACTTATGAACAAAACTGTACTGGCTGACACCAGTGCAGGCTATCAGGAGTTACACAGTCTTTTGATCTACAAAGACGGTGTGCTGGCCGTTGAAGAGTATTTCCCCGGCAACAATGACTTTATCGATTTCAGCAATAATATTGCCCGGATCTCGACACCGGCACCTGTGCAATGGGGACGCACCGACAAACATTATATCGCCTCCGTCAATAAGGCATTAACGGCTACCGTGGCAGGTATCGCCTTTGAGCAATTTAATGTCTCAACAAGTGATGCCGTTGCGCCGCACCTACCACAGCAAAGCCACTTTTTTAATGACGATGCCAACAAAAGCGCCTTGAATTTTCATCATCTGCTCACCATGCAACTTGGGTTCTCATGGGATGAATGGGGCAGTAATGATCTGGCGTTAATGTGGCAATCAACCGACTTCACTGACTTTTTACTTAGCCGTGATAACCTGGGCCCCCAATCTGCCTGGGTATACAACAGTGCCAGCCCGAATATGCTGTTAAAAGCCCTTGATAACTTAGTGCAAACACCGATACGGGATTGGGCAGATGCCCAATTCTACCGTAAATTAGGGATCACAGATTACGACTGGCGCTCACAACCCGGAGGCCTGCCGGAAGGGGCGGCAAGGATGCATATGCGCCCCCGGGATATGTTAAAAATAGGCATTACCTATTTAAATAACGGCGTATGGCAGGGGCAGCAGGTCATACCCGCCCAATGGGTTGAAGAAGTTGCCAAGGTACAGGTGGCAGGCTTTGCCGGTGATTATAGTTACTTTTTCTGGCACAGGGAGCTTAATGGCGTGCGCTATCTTTCCGCCGACGGTGATGGCGGCCAATATATCAATATCTTCCCGGAGCAGAATATGGTGATAGTCATGACCCAGGGCAATTACCTGGAGTGGCCGCTATATGTTAACCAGGCCGATGATATCATGGCCAACTATATTATTCCCGCAGCCTATTAG
- a CDS encoding cytochrome c peroxidase translates to MKAINKFLSLVLVTGLTTQGAQATVDEDLQAIITAQGFTGDPAKDFDLPLPDEPEADLGKMLFFSQALGGELNTACASCHHPYLAGGDALALAVGVDAENPLLLGDGRKHPDGIFNNPRNTPSVMNAWIWTQGLFWDSRVEKLADDTISTPDSPFGETDEAAGDNLLMAQAGFPVTSVEEMRTENFETGNSNQAVRDHLGHRLANTGIGVNELAKNEWRQLFEGVYGSQGAEGEDIVNFDNVRRAIASYENSMNLTDNPWFRYIKGDLNAMNEPAKRGAMLFYTAAPEGAGCSGCHSGETFTNQSFFNVGFPQIGPGKGHGDSGWEDHGRGGESLLEANNNAFRTPTLLNVGVTAPYGHAGAYETLEQVVDHYNDVDNHLPAFVAAKSWCQQAQFAETENCQTLFPEAETIASGLLAKIAALRDLGIPAMLPLGLTDEEKADLVAFLHALTDPCTQDARCMSKWLPDPRRGDPDNLQLKAINKNGLPLSMTRQCTEVTLQGGRLPLDQMECISGGNNAFFFEVAEDNTILYISTTGGTGNADLFFNADTWATPQNAQAKSISADNEEVLVITANRGLRYISVGSRSGYELTGITVSIGRQ, encoded by the coding sequence ATGAAAGCAATAAACAAATTTCTCTCGTTAGTGCTAGTGACGGGTCTTACGACCCAAGGGGCTCAGGCAACGGTAGATGAAGACTTACAAGCGATCATTACTGCTCAGGGATTCACCGGTGATCCGGCAAAAGACTTTGATCTGCCTTTGCCCGACGAACCGGAAGCGGACCTGGGTAAAATGCTGTTTTTTAGTCAGGCGCTTGGTGGGGAACTAAACACAGCCTGTGCCAGTTGTCATCACCCTTATCTGGCCGGGGGAGATGCTTTGGCACTGGCGGTAGGCGTTGATGCTGAAAACCCGTTGCTACTCGGTGATGGCAGAAAACACCCGGACGGCATCTTTAATAACCCCCGCAACACCCCATCGGTGATGAATGCCTGGATATGGACACAAGGCCTGTTTTGGGATTCGCGGGTTGAAAAACTCGCTGATGACACTATCAGTACGCCAGACTCCCCCTTTGGTGAAACCGACGAGGCTGCCGGCGACAACTTGTTAATGGCACAAGCGGGATTTCCGGTAACTTCTGTTGAAGAAATGCGCACCGAAAATTTTGAAACCGGTAACTCCAATCAGGCGGTTCGTGATCATTTGGGTCATCGTCTGGCAAACACGGGGATTGGTGTTAATGAGCTGGCCAAAAATGAATGGCGCCAGCTGTTTGAAGGGGTGTATGGCAGCCAGGGCGCAGAAGGTGAAGATATCGTCAACTTTGACAATGTCAGGCGCGCCATCGCCAGTTATGAAAACTCAATGAACCTGACCGATAACCCCTGGTTCCGTTATATCAAAGGGGATCTCAATGCCATGAATGAACCGGCAAAACGGGGAGCAATGTTATTCTACACCGCAGCCCCTGAAGGTGCTGGGTGTTCCGGCTGCCATAGCGGCGAGACCTTTACCAACCAGAGCTTTTTTAACGTTGGCTTTCCACAGATTGGTCCCGGTAAAGGCCATGGTGATTCCGGGTGGGAAGATCATGGCCGTGGCGGCGAGAGTCTGCTGGAAGCAAATAACAACGCATTTAGAACCCCCACCCTGCTCAATGTCGGCGTAACAGCACCTTACGGTCATGCCGGTGCTTATGAAACACTGGAACAAGTGGTGGACCATTACAATGATGTCGATAACCACTTACCTGCATTTGTCGCAGCTAAGTCTTGGTGCCAGCAAGCACAATTTGCTGAAACCGAAAATTGTCAGACCCTGTTTCCCGAAGCGGAAACCATTGCCAGCGGTTTACTGGCTAAAATAGCGGCCTTACGTGATCTGGGGATCCCGGCTATGCTCCCCCTGGGGCTGACTGATGAGGAAAAAGCTGATTTGGTCGCCTTTTTACACGCGCTGACCGACCCCTGCACCCAGGATGCCCGCTGTATGAGCAAATGGTTACCGGATCCCCGACGTGGTGACCCGGACAACCTGCAATTAAAGGCCATCAACAAAAATGGCTTGCCGTTAAGCATGACCAGGCAGTGTACCGAGGTTACCCTGCAAGGTGGCCGGTTACCGTTGGATCAAATGGAGTGTATTTCAGGCGGCAACAACGCTTTCTTTTTTGAAGTCGCAGAAGATAATACCATCCTTTATATCAGCACCACAGGCGGTACCGGTAATGCGGATCTCTTTTTTAATGCTGATACCTGGGCCACACCGCAAAATGCTCAGGCCAAGTCTATATCTGCAGATAATGAAGAAGTACTGGTGATCACTGCAAATCGTGGCTTGCGCTATATTTCTGTTGGTAGCAGGAGCGGTTATGAGTTAACGGGGATCACCGTGAGCATAGGCAGGCAGTAA
- the sigZ gene encoding RNA polymerase sigma factor SigZ, whose translation MLTEWKNHKAQLRSYIDMRLDDPDVVDDILQEVYIKASSNLHQLKVRGSLKSWLYRITHNLIMDHYRAYHSYDELPESLASEEQDPIEENYKTLALCLKPLIDELPDKYRIPLQLAELEGLSQQDIANKLGLSLSGAKSRVQRGRKKFRELMMSHCDFEIGKGGVTDFSPKDGKGKMYYKTLCK comes from the coding sequence ATGCTTACCGAGTGGAAAAATCATAAAGCACAACTTCGCAGTTACATCGACATGCGATTGGACGACCCGGATGTTGTCGACGATATACTGCAAGAGGTCTACATTAAAGCCAGCAGCAATTTACATCAGCTTAAAGTACGCGGCAGTCTGAAGAGCTGGCTATACCGTATTACCCATAACCTGATCATGGATCATTATCGCGCTTATCACAGTTATGACGAGTTGCCGGAAAGCCTGGCCTCTGAAGAGCAAGACCCGATAGAGGAAAACTATAAAACCCTGGCCCTTTGCCTCAAACCTTTGATTGACGAGCTACCGGATAAGTACCGTATTCCACTGCAACTTGCCGAACTGGAAGGTTTGAGCCAGCAAGATATCGCCAATAAGTTGGGGCTGTCGTTATCCGGAGCAAAAAGCCGGGTGCAGCGAGGGCGAAAGAAATTTAGAGAACTGATGATGAGTCATTGTGACTTTGAGATTGGCAAAGGCGGCGTAACCGACTTTTCCCCTAAAGATGGCAAAGGAAAAATGTATTATAAAACCCTGTGCAAATAG
- a CDS encoding winged helix-turn-helix domain-containing protein: MNTKVGKWLIDEQSHSITHGDVTISLNLAAFKLLQLFIANPGEIIPLAKIKEQIWETEFTTDNLVYQTIRALRKALEGDSGKSYIKTVPRHGYQLLVSIETFSPPPENIVEKTAEAKIKPEKATFFLSRRIFALAISCLLLIALVTRFWFNKPELVPNSGGHLVFVEHKLEVAAQEDQIIKRYQSSIAKALNTSGTKLAANTALLTKLDQLDDTKKLVIKFLPKKKAVLNLLFVGKPSRLAHLSIQPLSKLVDEQSLAAVSGELLKVFHDPALKQDNSGIAELVNGSRQVKALASLSFDQPGPLAQARRLIGEEIEKNSLNEQQKKAKYYFIDALYAFYRIEYFEDQHLSQGINYLLSHYNQSSYSLIAAAFYLANQDNVAIAFELLKNLDQDPFITFIQGLFHLELDEELSALKHFEKGYNRDRHFEDNSYFYFKSLVLGKRRQELAAIYPGLEHENYLSTNIYYVFYDWLMINGNYTEAMKLLARFSGQLLCNTDLYGNMALLNNSLLAFNAADTWQQHLAAIDNRDWRIPWLTYVQMLNENKLSAYPLWYGDYRKSILGEDTFADPLILSFFAQLALGEYQEVNHALPLLASAEASFNSMTFIEIATAVIDADIARQEGKNENLARILAPVKEQALAFEWDELALINQVLASYFTLYRDLTRAEVHLVDGCHKNPAICLGWQNIPLLTPVMQTDKLQQAQARAEQLIHQSREQLNKLNEQITGQCAIADT, encoded by the coding sequence TTGAATACTAAGGTTGGCAAATGGCTGATAGATGAGCAGTCCCACAGTATTACCCATGGCGATGTCACCATCTCCCTAAACCTGGCAGCTTTTAAGTTATTGCAGCTTTTTATCGCCAACCCGGGCGAGATTATTCCTTTAGCTAAGATTAAGGAGCAGATATGGGAAACGGAATTTACCACAGACAACCTGGTTTACCAGACAATACGGGCTTTGCGTAAAGCACTGGAAGGGGATTCAGGAAAAAGTTATATCAAAACGGTTCCCCGCCATGGCTATCAATTGCTGGTGAGTATTGAAACTTTCTCCCCGCCCCCTGAAAACATCGTAGAAAAAACAGCTGAAGCCAAAATAAAACCAGAAAAAGCCACTTTCTTTTTGAGCAGGCGGATATTTGCTCTGGCTATCAGCTGCCTGCTGCTGATAGCCCTGGTGACAAGGTTCTGGTTCAACAAACCGGAGCTAGTACCAAATTCCGGCGGACACCTGGTTTTTGTCGAACATAAACTTGAGGTGGCAGCTCAGGAAGATCAAATTATCAAACGTTATCAAAGCAGCATTGCCAAAGCTCTTAATACCTCAGGGACTAAGCTCGCCGCTAACACAGCTTTACTGACGAAGTTGGACCAATTAGACGATACCAAGAAATTAGTCATTAAATTTCTCCCCAAAAAGAAAGCCGTATTGAATTTGCTGTTTGTCGGCAAACCTTCCCGCCTGGCCCACCTGTCTATCCAACCGCTCAGTAAACTGGTTGATGAGCAATCTCTGGCAGCGGTTTCCGGTGAGTTGCTGAAAGTTTTTCATGATCCCGCCTTAAAGCAGGATAATTCAGGCATTGCCGAACTGGTCAATGGCAGCAGGCAAGTTAAAGCATTGGCATCTTTGTCTTTTGATCAGCCCGGGCCTTTAGCCCAGGCGCGCCGGTTGATCGGTGAAGAGATAGAAAAAAACAGCCTGAATGAACAGCAAAAAAAAGCTAAATATTATTTTATCGATGCTTTATATGCCTTTTACCGCATCGAGTATTTTGAAGACCAACATTTAAGCCAAGGCATAAACTATCTGCTGTCGCATTATAACCAAAGCAGCTATTCCCTGATAGCGGCGGCCTTTTACCTGGCTAATCAGGATAATGTTGCTATTGCCTTTGAGCTGTTGAAAAACCTGGATCAAGACCCTTTTATTACCTTTATCCAGGGTTTGTTTCATTTAGAGCTTGATGAAGAACTGTCGGCATTAAAACATTTTGAAAAAGGCTATAACAGGGACAGGCACTTTGAGGATAACAGCTACTTTTATTTTAAATCCTTAGTATTGGGTAAACGCAGACAAGAGCTTGCCGCCATCTATCCCGGGCTGGAACATGAAAATTACCTGTCAACGAATATCTATTATGTCTTTTACGACTGGCTGATGATAAACGGAAATTATACCGAAGCCATGAAGCTGCTTGCCCGCTTCAGCGGGCAATTACTTTGCAACACGGACCTGTACGGCAATATGGCCTTACTCAATAACAGCTTGCTGGCGTTTAATGCTGCCGATACGTGGCAACAGCACCTGGCTGCTATCGACAACAGGGACTGGCGTATTCCCTGGCTGACTTATGTACAAATGCTTAATGAAAACAAGCTTTCGGCTTATCCCCTTTGGTATGGGGATTATCGCAAAAGTATTTTAGGGGAAGATACTTTTGCCGATCCGCTGATTTTATCTTTTTTTGCGCAATTGGCGTTGGGGGAATATCAGGAGGTTAACCATGCCTTGCCTCTGTTGGCAAGTGCAGAAGCAAGCTTTAACAGCATGACTTTTATAGAAATAGCAACGGCAGTGATAGACGCAGACATTGCCAGGCAAGAAGGTAAAAATGAAAATCTGGCCCGGATACTGGCTCCGGTGAAAGAGCAGGCATTGGCGTTTGAATGGGATGAACTGGCTTTAATCAATCAAGTATTGGCCAGTTATTTTACCCTTTACCGGGACTTAACCC
- a CDS encoding aminotransferase class I/II-fold pyridoxal phosphate-dependent enzyme, translating to MLRSPLQVIDGHYRMDFDDLEQQFSSGKVKVMLLCNPHNPVGRVWTQDELARLLKLARAHQVFIISDEIHADIIFAGHRFHSMAGFAGENFASLIGSPSKTFGMQSISNGYIYTANQNLLAKINASLDSMYLGHSNVLTNYATIAAYTKGEAWLDELLQYLENSINRIQDFLQQELPQVRLYPVEGTYQIWLDFSNTALPADQVKQLLVDARMAQTPGAWFESGNELMFRMNIASSLTQIQEAFKRLQQKLSA from the coding sequence GTGCTCAGAAGTCCGCTGCAGGTTATTGACGGTCATTATCGGATGGACTTTGATGACCTTGAGCAGCAATTCTCCAGCGGTAAAGTGAAAGTGATGTTGCTGTGCAACCCCCATAACCCGGTGGGCCGGGTATGGACACAAGATGAATTAGCACGGTTGCTTAAGCTTGCCCGGGCGCATCAGGTCTTTATTATCAGCGATGAAATTCATGCTGACATTATCTTTGCCGGGCACCGCTTTCATAGCATGGCAGGATTTGCCGGAGAGAATTTTGCCTCCTTGATTGGCTCACCCTCTAAAACTTTTGGTATGCAAAGTATTTCCAATGGTTATATTTACACCGCCAACCAGAATTTATTGGCAAAAATTAATGCCTCTCTGGATTCCATGTACCTGGGTCATAGCAATGTCCTGACTAATTACGCCACTATTGCAGCTTACACTAAAGGTGAGGCCTGGCTGGATGAGTTGTTGCAATATCTTGAAAATTCAATTAACCGGATACAAGATTTTTTGCAGCAGGAACTGCCCCAGGTACGCTTGTACCCGGTAGAAGGGACTTACCAGATATGGCTGGACTTTAGCAATACCGCCCTCCCGGCAGATCAGGTTAAGCAGCTGCTGGTGGATGCCCGCATGGCACAGACCCCCGGCGCCTGGTTCGAAAGCGGTAACGAGTTAATGTTCAGGATGAATATCGCCTCGTCTTTAACACAGATACAAGAGGCTTTTAAACGACTACAGCAGAAGCTGTCTGCTTAA